In a genomic window of Phragmites australis chromosome 14, lpPhrAust1.1, whole genome shotgun sequence:
- the LOC133891656 gene encoding L-ascorbate oxidase homolog → MAGGNAGAAAAACLFLSLGGLLLVAGDDPYRFFTWTVTYGDIYPLGVKQQGILINNQFPGPQIDAVTNDNLIINVYNKLNEPFLLSWSGIQQRRNSFEDGVAGTTCPIPPGGNFTYILQAKDQIGTYYYFPSLAFHKAAGGFGGIRVLSRPMIPVPFPPPAADYTVLIGDWYKANHTDLRYMLDSGKALGFPDGLLINGRSWNGYTFTVQPGKTYRFRVTNVGLATSLNIRFQGHTMKLVEVEGSHTMQTTYSSLDVHLGQSYSVLLTADQPGFDYAIVVSTRFTSKIISSTAILHYTNSAGKAPGPLPGGPTIQIDWSLNQARSIRWNLTASGPRPNPQGSYHYGLVPVTRTIRLANSAGTINGKQRYAVNSVSFVNADTPLKIADYYKISGVFSVGTIADNPTYGSAYLQTSVMGANYRDYVEIVFENNEDEVQSWHIDGYAFWVVGMDGGKWSSASRQGYNLRDGVSRYTVQVYPRSWTAIYMPLDNVGMWNVRSENWARQYLGQQFYLRVWTPSTSWRDEYPIPKNALLCGRAAGRRTRPL, encoded by the exons ATGGCAGGCGGCAATgccggtgccgccgccgccgcttgtCTCTTCCTCTCCTTGGGCGGCCTGCTGCTCGTCGCGGGCGACGATCCGTACCGGTTCTTCACGTGGACGGTCACCTACGGCGACATCTACCCGCTCGGCGTCAAGCAGCAG GGGATCCTGATCAACAACCAGTTCCCGGGGCCGCAGATCGACGCCGTCACCAACGACAACCTCATCATCAACGTCTACAACAAGCTCAACGagcccttcctcctctcctg GAGCGGGATCCAGCAGCGGCGGAACTCGTTCGAGGACGGGGTGGCCGGCACGACGTGCCCGATCCCGCCCGGCGGCAACTTCACCTACATCCTGCAGGCCAAGGACCAGATCGGCACCTACTACTACTTCCCCTCGCTCGCCTTCCACAAGGCCGCCGGCGGCTTCGGCGGCATCCGCGTCCTTAGCCGCCCCATGATCCCCGTCCCCttcccgccgcccgccgccgacTACACCGTCCTCATCGGCGACTGGTACAAGGCCAACCACACT GACTTGCGGTACATGCTTGACAGCGGCAAGGCGCTCGGCTTCCCTGACGGCCTGCTGATCAACGGCCGAAGTTGGAATGGCTACACCTTCACCGTCCAACCCG GCAAGACGTACCGTTTCCGGGTCACCAACGTGGGCCTTGCCACCTCCCTGAACATCCGGTTCCAGGGGCACACCATGAagctggtggaggtggaggggtcGCACACCATGCAGACCACCTACTCCTCCCTGGACGTGCACCTCGGCCAGTCCTACTCGGTGCTCCTCACCGCCGACCAGCCCGGCTTCGACTACGCCATCGTCGTCTCCACGCGCTTCACTAGCAAGATAATCTCCTCCACGGCCATCCTGCACTACACCAACTCCGCCGGCAAGGCTCCCGGCCCCCTGCCCGGAGGCCCCACCATCCAGATCGACTGGTCACTCAACCAGGCCCGGTCTATCAG ATGGAACCTGACGGCGAGCGGGCCGAGACCGAACCCGCAGGGCTCGTACCACTACGGCCTGGTGCCGGTGACCAGGACCATCAGGCTGGCCAACTCGGCGGGGACCATCAACGGGAAGCAGAGGTACGCGGTGAACAGCGTGTCCTTCGTCAACGCGGACACCCCGCTCAAGATCGCCGACTACTACAAGATCTCCGGTGTGTTCTCGGTGGGCACAATCGCCGACAACCCGACCTACGGCAGCGCCTACCTTCAGACGTCGGTCATGGGGGCGAATTACAGGGATTACGTCGAGATCGTGTTCGAGAACAATGAGGACGAGGTGCAGTCGTGGCACATTGACGGATAcgccttctgggtcgtcgg AATGGATGGAGGAAAATGGTCATCGGCGAGCAGGCAGGGCTATAACTTGAGGGACGGCGTTTCGCGGTACACCGTCCAG GTTTACCCCAGATCATGGACGGCGATCTACATGCCTCTGGACAACGTCGGCATGTGGAACGTCAGGTCGGAGAACTGGGCCAGGCAGTACCTGGGGCAGCAGTTCTACCTCCGCGTCTGGACGCCGTCGACGTCGTGGCGCGACGAGTACCCGATCCCCAAGAACGCGCTCCTGTGCGGCAGGGCGGCCGGTCGCCGGACCAGGCCGCTCTGA
- the LOC133891235 gene encoding uncharacterized protein LOC133891235: MQQLPPPAPAAASSSSSSSLSLVSRARTAIHSAAARVLTDIKADLRDADGSGGHSRAPSPRTSLDREADAGATGRTSDVRPPSPRDEVLQITPSGDEDCSNILPESTSPTKLTFPPASMVKQLVAAIENGKNFKSMSDMRSTGDQLLKEKGGLSLSVVKSLVRREKEERLSSEYVGNEETQSLMYSLFKLEEQFQHDGSQCNPELLHSTSLSKDLHGAPPESFVHELAEVIGSISSVHKMAFFWQSVVLELRKLWSDWQPVPRMPLDAAPDLNSCLLHQEIQVINCCIARKKRRKAAKESLDSLLKRASIDNSNPRFSVGESPDNEMYARDSTGDYVLRLGADRVSENLTLLETGEPIYSPTLQEGPIMTAELIKETEELVLRTGSLGAGCSQLLSDMQAFKATNPGCVLEDFVRWHSPPDWSEDCAASSTTVGEGSSRRGRLSDRMQTKEGNLWKELWEAAKSIPAVEQTPIYDEDLAVESIFDALEVIEPSKLFEQLLAVILSVCFVAAESILPADNNLSKLFYNCKDYIIGIYEDDMSKEKLDEICKVYETMEAIVTHPEEALQIMDQPDEKSVENKNRFKLKLNFIGKDRPPLWKRAPKDEKKTSPKDEKNTLDEKNTKIFSNLFDKKVSIFSKKNVKSSEVLPPPPTLSSALGPFDESEWTIL, from the exons ATGCAGCAGCTGCCTCCCCCGGCCCCTGCCGCcgcatcctcttcctcctcctcgtcgttgTCGCTGGTGTCTCGCGCGCGCACGGCGATCcactccgccgccgcccgcgtgCTCACGGACATCAAGGCCGACCTCCGAG ATGCGGACGGATCCGGCGGGCACAGCAGGGCGCCGTCCCCGAGGACGTCGCTGGATCGGGAGGCCGACGCGGGCGCCACGGGGCGGACGTCGGACGTGAGGCCGCCGTCCCCGCGTGATGAG GTCCTACAAATAACCCCCTCAGGGGATGAGGATTGCTCCAACATACTACCTGAGTCTACTTCTCCAACAAAGCTGACCTTTCCTCCAGCTTCCATGGTTAAACAACTGGTAGCTGCCATTGA AAATGGAAAAAATTTCAAGTCAATGAGTGATATGAGGTCTACTGGAGACCAATTGCTGAAAGAGAAGGGTGGCTTGAGCTTGTCTGTTGTTAAATCACTTGTTCGCCGTGAAAAGGAGGAAAGATTGAGTTCTGAATATGTTGGCAATGAAGAAACACAATCTTTGATGTACTCCCTGTTCAAATTAG AGGAACAGTTTCAACATGACGGAAGCCAATGTAACCCAGAATTGCTTCATTCAACATCTCTGTCCAAGGATCTCCATGGTGCACCACCTGAAAGTTTTGTTCATGAACTGGCAGAGGTTATCGGCAGCATTAGTTCTGTGCACAAGATGGCATTCTTTTGGCAATCTGTAGTTCTTGAG TTGAGAAAACTATGGTCCGATTGGCAACCGGTGCCTCGAATGCCACTGGATGCTGCTCCGGATTTGAATTCTTGTTTACTACATCAGGAGATACAAGTCATAAATTGCTGCATTGCCAGGAAAAAGCGAAGAAAAGCAGCTAAAGAGTCGCTGGATTCCTTGCTAAAACGGGCAAGTATTGATAACTCAAATCCCAGGTTTTCAGTTGGAGAGTCTCCTGATAACGAGATGTATGCAAGAGATAGCACTGGAGATTATGTTCTTCGACTTGGTGCTGATCGTGTATCTGAGAACTTAACATTGCTGGAAACCGGTGAGCCTATCTATTCCCCAACACTGCAG GAAGGTCCCATCATGACAGCAGAGCTTATAAAAGAAACAGAGGAGCTTGTCTTACGGACAGGAAG TCTTGGTGCTGGATGCTCTCAACTTCTATCAGATATGCAGGCTTTCAAGGCAA CAAATCCAGGATGTGTCCTGGAAGACTTTGTTAGATGGCACTCTCCACCTGATTGGTCTGAAGATTGTGCTGCAAGCAGTACCACAGTAGGGGAAGGTTCATCTAGACGTGGTCGGTTAAGTGATAGAATGCAAACAAAAG AAGGAAACTTGTGGAAGGAGTTGTGGGAGGCTGCAAAATCTATACCTGCTGTTGAACAGACTCCTATTTATGATGAAGATTTagcagt GGAGAGCATCTTTGATGCCTTGGAAGTTATTGAACCATCAAAATTGTTTGAGCAGCTACTTGCTGTCATT CTTTCTGTATGCTTTGTTGCAGCAGAATCGATTCTACCAGCAGATAACAACCTGTCAAAATTATTCTACAATTGTAAGGACTACATTATTGGCATTTACGAAGATGACATGTCAAAAGAGAAGCTAGATGAGATCTGCAAG GTGTACGAGACGATGGAAGCCATAGTAACCCACCCTGAAGAAGCTCTCCAGATCATGGACCAACCTGACGAAAAGTCTGTTGAAAATAAAAACCGCTTCAAGCTGAAGCTCAACTTTATTGGCAAAGACCGCCCGCCACTTTGGAAGCGTGCACCAAAGGATGAGAAAAAGACGTCTCCAAAGGATGAGAAAAATACATTGGACGAAAAGAACACAAAGATATTCTCGAACCTTTTTGACAAGAAGGTCTCCATATTTTCGAAGAAGAATGTGAAATCATCAGAGGTGCTGCCGCCACCACCAACCCTTTCATCTGCACTGGGACCATTTGATGAAAGTGAGTGGAcgattttgtag